The genomic DNA GATGCCCGTGATTTTTGCTTCACGGCCCACATCCCTCAATCCAAATTGTCGCGGTAACGCGATTTTGCGCGGGTCGTTCGCCCCGGGGGGCTTCCGGGATCCGACTGGGTAAGAACTGGTGATGGGGATCGAAATGAAGAAAGTAGCTTTGTTGGCAACGGCGCTGGCAATGGTGACGACGGGTTCGGCTTTCGCGGCAGACATGGCGGTGAAGGCCAAGAAGGCCCCGCCGGTGGTTGCTTTCGATCCGTGGGATGTCGCCTTCGGCGCCGCGATCATGAACGACTACGTCTTCCGCGGTATCACCCAGTCGAACCACAAGCCGTCGGTCGCTGCCTATTTCGAGCCGCGCTACAACGTCACCAAGGACTTCCAGCTCTATATCGGCGTGGCCGGTGAGAGCATCTCCTTCCCGAACCGCGCCGCGGCCGAGATCGACATCTACGGCGGTATCCGCCCGACCTTCGGCGCCTTCGCCTTCGATATCGGCGTCTGGGGTTACCTGTATCCGGGTGGGACCTGCTATTACGGCGCGCCCGTCGACACCGCTGGCAACGCGCTCAGCGCAGAGTGCGCCACCAACGCCCTGGTGAACGGCAACGTCATGAAGAAGGACGTCAGCTTCTTCGAAGTCTACGGCAAGGTGAATTACACCATCAACGACAACTGGAGTGTCGGCCTCAACGAGTACTATTCGCCGAACTTCCTCAACACCGGCGCTTGGGGCAACTACACCTCGGTCACCGCCAAGTGGACCGCGCCGAGCACGACCTTCGGCGCGAGCGGCGTCGGCATGTACGTGTCGGGTGAATTCGGCCGTCAGTGGTTCGGTACCTCCGATTCCTTCTACGGCACCGGCATCGCCAGCCCGCTGGGTGGCGGTCCGTTCCCGAACGGCATCAAATACGCCGACTACAACACCTGGAACATCGGCGTCGGCTTCACCTACAAGGTCGCGACGCTGGATCTTCGCTACTCCGACACCGATCTTTCGAAGGCGAACTGCAACGCCTTCACCAGCGACAACACCGCCACCTTCAGCGGCAGCTTCAGCAGCATCAATCCGTCGGGCGTCGGCTCCAAGTGGTGCGGTGCGACCGGCATTGCCAAGCTGTCTTTCGACCTGACGGCGATGACGAACCTGAAGTAAGTTTCGTCCCGAGACCATCTACCAGGGCGGCAGAGCAATCTGCCGCCCTTCTGTTTTTGAGAGCGGGTGCTTACCGCGCCGCGCTCGGCTCCCGGGCCGGCTCGCCGGCCTTGCCGAGGACGTGGATCTCGTCGTCCTGCACCAACGCCACCTTGCGGGTATGGAAGGCGTCCAGCGTCGAGCGGTGGCCGATCGAGACGATGGTGGCCTGTGGCAGTTTCTCCGTCAGCAGCCGATAGAGCCGGTCCTCGGACGGCTCGTCCAGCGAGGCGGTCGCCTCGTCGAGGAAGAGATAGTCCGGCCCATGCAGCAGCGCGCGGGCGAGCCCAAGGCGTTGCTGCTCGCCGAGCGACAATGTCCTGTTCCAGTGACCGTCCTCGTCGAGCCGCTCCGCCAGTCGGGGCATGCCGACCGCAACCAGGGCGTCGCGGATATTCTCGGGCGGGATGGAGCCGTGCCCGGCCGGGTAGATGACGGCGTCGCCGAGCGGGCCAATCGGGAAATACGGCCGCTGCGGCAGCATCATCAGCTTTGCCTTCTCAGGAATGGCGATCGCTCCGGTGCCGAACGGCCAGATGCCGGCCATGGCCCGGAACAGTGTCGACTTGCCGGAACCGGAGGGGCCGGTCACCAGCACCCGCTCCGAAGGCTGGATCGTGAAGCCGTCGGCTGCGACCAGAGGCGTGCCGTTCGGCAGCTTGACCAGCAATTGCTCAAGCGCGATCGCCTTGCCCTGCGATGGCGCGACGTCGATGGTCGGCTCAAGCGCCGCGCCGTGGGCTGCCGAACTGACCGACATCTCGAAGCCGTCGAGGCGGGCAATCACGGAACGCCACTCGGCGAGCGAGCGATAGGCGGTGACGAAGAAGGACAGCGCGTCCAGCACGCTGCCGAACGCCGAGCCGGTCTGTATCATGTCGCCGAGCTGGATGCGCTTGGCGAAATAGGCGGGCGCCACCATGACATAGGGAAATAACGTGGCAGCCTGGCTGTAGCTGGCCGTGAAGGCGGTCAGGCGCTTGGTCCGGCTCATGATGTCGTACCAATTGCCGATGACGAAGCCGAAGCGCTGCAGCAGACGCCCGCGCTCGGCGTTCTCGCCTTTCAGAAGGGCGATCTGTTCGGAGTTCTCACGGACGCGGATCAGGTTGAAGCGGAAATCGGCCTCGAAGCGCTGCTGCTCGAAGTTCAGATTGATGAGCGGGGCGCCGATCCAGTGCGTCAGCGCGGTACCGGCGATCGCATAAGCCACTGCGGCCCAGACCAGAAAACCGGGGACGACGATATCGGTGCCGTAAATGTACAAGGGGGCTTTGTAGGACAGGCCCCAGAGGATGACGACGAAGGAGGCCAGCGTCACGACCGAGGACAGAAGGCCAAGGCCGATGGTCAGCGTCTGCTCGACGAAGGTCTTGACGTCCTCGGTGATGCGCTGGTCCGGATTGTCGGCGGCGTCGCCCTTGAGCTGCATGCGGTAATGGGTGGCGCCGTCC from Bradyrhizobium sp. CCBAU 53351 includes the following:
- a CDS encoding TorF family putative porin — encoded protein: MKKVALLATALAMVTTGSAFAADMAVKAKKAPPVVAFDPWDVAFGAAIMNDYVFRGITQSNHKPSVAAYFEPRYNVTKDFQLYIGVAGESISFPNRAAAEIDIYGGIRPTFGAFAFDIGVWGYLYPGGTCYYGAPVDTAGNALSAECATNALVNGNVMKKDVSFFEVYGKVNYTINDNWSVGLNEYYSPNFLNTGAWGNYTSVTAKWTAPSTTFGASGVGMYVSGEFGRQWFGTSDSFYGTGIASPLGGGPFPNGIKYADYNTWNIGVGFTYKVATLDLRYSDTDLSKANCNAFTSDNTATFSGSFSSINPSGVGSKWCGATGIAKLSFDLTAMTNLK
- a CDS encoding ABC transporter ATP-binding protein/permease, which produces MKNISATLAIVWRIAVPYFRSEDKWAGRGLLAVVVAMELVLVAINVLLNQWQNRFYSALQAYDLPEFIKEVWIFLGLAFTFVALAVYKLYLNQWLQIRWRQWLTQHYLGEWLDGATHYRMQLKGDAADNPDQRITEDVKTFVEQTLTIGLGLLSSVVTLASFVVILWGLSYKAPLYIYGTDIVVPGFLVWAAVAYAIAGTALTHWIGAPLINLNFEQQRFEADFRFNLIRVRENSEQIALLKGENAERGRLLQRFGFVIGNWYDIMSRTKRLTAFTASYSQAATLFPYVMVAPAYFAKRIQLGDMIQTGSAFGSVLDALSFFVTAYRSLAEWRSVIARLDGFEMSVSSAAHGAALEPTIDVAPSQGKAIALEQLLVKLPNGTPLVAADGFTIQPSERVLVTGPSGSGKSTLFRAMAGIWPFGTGAIAIPEKAKLMMLPQRPYFPIGPLGDAVIYPAGHGSIPPENIRDALVAVGMPRLAERLDEDGHWNRTLSLGEQQRLGLARALLHGPDYLFLDEATASLDEPSEDRLYRLLTEKLPQATIVSIGHRSTLDAFHTRKVALVQDDEIHVLGKAGEPAREPSAAR